In Candidatus Cohnella colombiensis, one DNA window encodes the following:
- a CDS encoding sugar ABC transporter permease, with amino-acid sequence MKNTLKNPVVYLLFIIPTIAMYGLFFLYPMFSSLFYAFTNWTGLDETQFVGMSNFTRAFSDTNFHGAIINNMYFILFSVGLQVPLIIVFALLISNVKRFQGFYKTTVFIPSILSTSVIGILWSFIYDPDIGPISAFLGKFGIEPIYWLAESDLALIAILITNAWQWIGFYIVLVLAAILAIPKEIDEAASIDGANATQRAWYLTVPLIKPIISVVVMLSIAGAMRVVDIVLVMTNGGPFGSTEVMASFMVNKAIKYGEYGYGTSLSIIIFAFALVLTAIYQLTLGRTERIEY; translated from the coding sequence ATGAAAAACACTCTGAAAAATCCCGTGGTCTACTTGTTATTCATTATTCCAACGATTGCTATGTACGGGTTGTTTTTCTTATACCCCATGTTTTCATCGTTGTTCTACGCGTTTACGAACTGGACAGGACTTGATGAAACTCAGTTTGTCGGAATGAGCAATTTTACTAGAGCATTTTCCGACACGAACTTTCACGGTGCAATTATTAACAACATGTACTTCATTTTGTTTTCCGTTGGATTGCAGGTTCCGCTCATTATCGTGTTTGCACTATTGATTAGCAATGTGAAACGATTTCAAGGCTTTTATAAAACAACGGTATTTATTCCGTCCATCCTTTCTACATCGGTAATTGGTATTTTATGGAGCTTTATCTATGATCCTGACATCGGACCGATCTCGGCTTTTCTAGGTAAATTCGGTATTGAACCGATCTATTGGCTTGCGGAATCAGATCTAGCCTTGATCGCGATACTCATTACGAATGCTTGGCAGTGGATCGGATTTTATATTGTATTGGTATTGGCTGCGATCTTAGCGATTCCAAAAGAAATTGACGAAGCAGCATCCATCGACGGAGCGAATGCTACGCAGCGTGCATGGTACTTAACAGTTCCTTTAATCAAGCCAATTATTTCTGTAGTTGTCATGTTATCGATCGCCGGCGCAATGCGCGTAGTAGATATTGTCCTAGTGATGACGAACGGAGGACCTTTTGGTTCTACAGAGGTTATGGCATCATTCATGGTCAACAAAGCGATTAAATATGGAGAATATGGCTATGGAACATCATTATCAATCATTATTTTCGCGTTCGCCTTGGTACTGACAGCTATCTATCAACTTACGCTGGGTAGGACAGAAAGGATTGAATACTGA
- a CDS encoding HD domain-containing protein codes for MYAKELSPEQLLKVIFDYTAKIASASNLKSVLVHMANMGKEMIRADRCAVWLIDEPNQQLYTTVAHGVDELRIPYGSGIVGTSIISGQPIIIKDAYNDDRHNTNTDLQTGYHTKSIITVPFTNNDGHIIGAYQAINKLTEIDYFTSQDLEYLSLAASYAGKSLESVMLHEEIIATQREIISTMGEVGEIRSKETGNHVRRVAEYSYVIALGYGLSEEEAELLRTASPMHDIGKVAIPDSILNKPGKLTEEEYEVIKSHTKIGSQLLRGSKRELLRTAAIVAEQHHEKWDGTGYPAGLSGEQIHIFGRITAVADVFDALSAKRVYKPDWPLDKINNLFREETGRHFDPQLIEVYFRELPKLLVIRERLVDVE; via the coding sequence ATGTACGCCAAGGAACTATCACCAGAGCAGTTACTCAAAGTTATTTTTGATTATACTGCAAAAATCGCCAGCGCTAGCAATCTGAAATCTGTGCTCGTCCATATGGCGAACATGGGAAAAGAGATGATTCGCGCTGATCGTTGTGCTGTATGGTTAATTGATGAACCGAATCAGCAGCTTTATACGACAGTCGCACATGGTGTCGATGAGCTTCGCATCCCCTACGGATCTGGAATCGTCGGAACTTCAATTATTTCAGGTCAACCGATCATTATTAAAGACGCCTATAACGATGATAGACATAATACAAATACCGACCTGCAAACAGGTTATCATACGAAATCGATCATTACTGTTCCTTTCACGAATAATGATGGCCATATTATTGGAGCTTATCAAGCCATTAATAAGCTTACAGAAATAGATTACTTCACTTCGCAAGATTTGGAATACTTGTCACTTGCAGCTTCCTATGCCGGTAAGTCTCTCGAATCCGTCATGCTGCACGAAGAAATCATTGCAACACAACGAGAAATTATTTCTACAATGGGTGAAGTCGGTGAAATCCGCTCGAAGGAAACAGGCAATCACGTTAGAAGAGTCGCTGAGTATTCTTATGTGATCGCATTAGGTTACGGTCTATCAGAGGAAGAGGCCGAATTGCTACGCACTGCTTCACCAATGCATGATATCGGGAAAGTCGCGATTCCCGATTCTATTTTAAATAAGCCTGGTAAATTGACGGAAGAAGAATACGAGGTTATTAAATCTCATACGAAGATAGGCTCTCAACTGCTGCGAGGATCAAAGAGAGAACTTCTCCGTACCGCGGCAATTGTTGCAGAACAGCATCATGAGAAATGGGATGGTACAGGATATCCAGCAGGACTGAGCGGTGAACAGATTCATATCTTTGGACGTATTACTGCTGTTGCAGATGTGTTCGATGCTTTGAGCGCTAAGCGGGTATACAAGCCAGATTGGCCTCTAGATAAAATCAACAACCTGTTCCGTGAAGAAACAGGTCGTCATTTTGATCCACAATTGATTGAAGTTTACTTTAGAGAGCTTCCTAAGCTGCTCGTTATTCGAGAAAGATTAGTCGATGTTGAATAG
- the mnmA gene encoding tRNA 2-thiouridine(34) synthase MnmA: protein MMSISWMDKPTSQTRVVVGMSGGVDSSVTALLLKQQGYDVIGVFMKNWDDTDEFGVCTAEEDAEDVRRVCDQIGIPYYTVNFEAQYYDKVFEYFLEEYRRGRTPNPDVMCNREIKFGEFLQKALDLGADVIATGHYARVDCVEGEYRLLRGVDNNKDQSYFLHALNQSQLARAMFPIGHLPKPEVRKIAEEAGLYTAKKKDSTGVCFIGERNFKTFLSQYLPAKPGNMVDLVTGEVKGRHDGLMYYTLGQRQGLGIGGSGNGEPWFVAEKDLEHNILYVVQGDVHTSLYSVGLTATGVNWISPQETREAIHCTAKFRYRQPDQGVTLTPLGNDEYQVTFDAPQKAITPGQAVVFYDGDICLGGGTIDKVHKLAPVSGLEMQA from the coding sequence ATGATGAGTATTTCTTGGATGGACAAGCCCACATCACAGACACGTGTCGTTGTGGGTATGTCGGGTGGCGTCGATTCGTCGGTTACGGCGTTACTTCTTAAACAGCAAGGTTACGACGTGATCGGCGTATTTATGAAAAATTGGGATGACACTGATGAATTCGGGGTGTGCACCGCAGAAGAAGATGCTGAGGATGTACGCCGCGTGTGCGATCAGATTGGAATTCCTTATTATACGGTTAATTTCGAAGCACAATATTATGACAAGGTATTTGAGTATTTCCTCGAAGAATATCGCCGGGGTCGAACACCGAATCCTGATGTGATGTGTAATCGAGAAATTAAATTTGGGGAGTTTCTGCAAAAGGCGCTTGACCTAGGTGCAGATGTGATAGCTACAGGACACTATGCTCGGGTGGATTGTGTCGAAGGTGAGTATCGACTGCTTCGCGGTGTTGATAACAACAAAGACCAGTCTTATTTTCTCCATGCTTTGAACCAATCTCAGCTTGCTCGTGCGATGTTCCCGATCGGTCATCTGCCAAAGCCTGAAGTTCGGAAAATTGCTGAAGAAGCTGGCTTATATACAGCTAAGAAGAAAGACAGTACTGGTGTCTGCTTTATTGGCGAAAGAAATTTCAAGACGTTTCTAAGTCAATATTTGCCGGCGAAGCCAGGGAATATGGTTGATTTGGTCACTGGTGAAGTCAAAGGTCGCCATGACGGGCTCATGTACTATACGCTCGGTCAGCGTCAAGGGCTGGGCATTGGTGGCTCGGGCAATGGAGAACCTTGGTTTGTTGCAGAGAAAGATTTGGAGCACAACATCCTTTATGTCGTCCAAGGAGATGTGCATACAAGTCTATACTCGGTGGGATTAACTGCGACCGGAGTCAATTGGATTAGTCCGCAGGAGACGCGTGAAGCGATCCATTGTACAGCGAAGTTCCGCTATCGCCAGCCAGATCAAGGGGTTACACTAACTCCGCTTGGTAACGATGAATATCAAGTAACCTTCGATGCGCCTCAGAAGGCGATTACACCTGGGCAAGCCGTCGTATTCTACGATGGCGACATCTGTCTCGGTGGTGGTACCATCGACAAAGTACACAAGCTCGCGCCAGTCTCTGGGCTTGAAATGCAAGCTTGA
- a CDS encoding carbohydrate ABC transporter permease: MPIKLKKIVPHIALMTYVVIILFPFVFVVFSSLKENNVEIAQSPFSFPKELYFKNYSTAWVQAKIDTYFFNSAYLATSSAVVGVLLAAATAFALTRMKFRVASKIIYQVVLIGMLIPGNVLFIAQYLLMKDLHILNKHWSLFLPYTAGALPFSVLLITAFMKAIPNELEEAAIIDGLKAHGLFFKIVLPLTVPALVTVFIINFLGNWNEYLLANFFINKDSLRTLPTGMVGFRDSYQMNYALICTGIVFSVAPVLLLYTILQRQIIEGLTAGSLKG, from the coding sequence ATGCCGATCAAGCTCAAGAAAATAGTGCCGCACATCGCATTAATGACTTATGTGGTCATCATATTGTTTCCGTTCGTATTCGTCGTTTTTTCCTCACTTAAGGAAAACAACGTCGAAATCGCCCAGTCGCCGTTTAGTTTTCCAAAGGAATTGTACTTTAAAAACTATTCCACAGCTTGGGTGCAAGCAAAGATTGATACTTACTTTTTTAATAGTGCTTACTTGGCGACCTCATCTGCGGTCGTAGGAGTGCTGTTGGCCGCTGCGACAGCGTTCGCACTTACGAGAATGAAGTTCCGCGTTGCCAGTAAAATTATATATCAAGTGGTACTCATCGGAATGCTTATTCCAGGAAACGTATTATTTATTGCTCAGTATCTGCTGATGAAAGATTTACACATCTTAAATAAGCACTGGTCGTTGTTCTTGCCGTATACAGCGGGTGCATTGCCATTCAGTGTATTGCTCATTACAGCTTTCATGAAGGCGATCCCGAATGAGCTGGAGGAAGCAGCGATCATAGATGGACTCAAGGCGCACGGATTGTTTTTCAAAATAGTATTGCCGCTTACAGTGCCTGCGCTCGTCACCGTATTTATCATTAATTTCCTAGGAAATTGGAATGAATATTTGTTAGCAAACTTCTTTATAAATAAAGACTCTTTGAGGACGTTGCCTACCGGGATGGTAGGGTTCCGTGATTCCTATCAAATGAACTACGCTTTAATTTGTACTGGTATTGTGTTTAGTGTCGCACCTGTATTGCTCCTCTATACGATTCTTCAGAGACAGATCATTGAAGGTCTTACTGCGGGTAGCTTGAAGGGTTAG
- the pepF gene encoding oligoendopeptidase F, with amino-acid sequence MNKSSNHVPKRQETPQEHRWKLEDIYPNQAAWDAEFKKVKAKLSEVTAFEGKLKDAATIAKCFTLEDDIGMLAERLYVYANMRLHEDMANPTYQALSEKSKKLSVDVGEVTSFITPEILSLSEAELTALIADPVVVKFKRTLEEMLREKPHTLSKNEEALLAQVGNLSQAPNTIFGMLNNADLKFPKVKNEQGEEVELSHGRYIQFLESRNQEVRAEAFKAMYSTYAKWKNTLAATLNANVTKNLFYANARHYPSALEKSLFGDNIPQSVYDNLIGTIHEFLPLMHRYIDLRKKLLKLDEMHMYDLFTPLVDEYDLEISYEEAKKKVYNSLSPLGEDYRKVLQEGFDKGWIDIYENEGKRSGAYSWGAYGTHPYVLLNHKDNLNSMFTLAHEMGHAMHSYYSDANNDYRNAQYTIFLAEVASTLNEALLMHNLLEQSTDPKAKLYLLTYYADQFRTTVFRQTMFAEFEKIIHEKAAEGEALTPQLLSSIYYDLNVKYYGKGIVVDQDIEMEWARIPHFYTSFYVYKYATGFSAATSFAKQILDEGQPAVDRYKGFLKSGGSDYSINILKTAGVDMSTPEPIRQAMSVFEGLIEQMEQLTSK; translated from the coding sequence ATGAACAAATCGTCAAACCATGTACCGAAAAGACAAGAAACACCACAGGAGCATCGCTGGAAGCTGGAGGATATTTATCCGAATCAAGCCGCGTGGGATGCCGAATTCAAGAAAGTCAAAGCAAAGCTTAGTGAAGTAACCGCGTTCGAAGGCAAGCTCAAAGACGCTGCGACAATTGCAAAATGCTTCACTCTTGAGGATGACATCGGAATGTTAGCAGAGCGTCTATACGTTTATGCTAACATGCGTCTTCATGAAGATATGGCTAATCCGACCTATCAAGCACTATCCGAAAAATCCAAAAAGCTAAGCGTCGATGTTGGTGAAGTGACTTCGTTCATTACACCTGAAATTTTAAGCTTATCCGAAGCCGAGTTAACCGCATTAATCGCTGATCCAGTTGTTGTGAAATTCAAGCGCACCCTTGAAGAGATGCTGCGTGAGAAGCCACACACCTTGTCTAAAAACGAAGAAGCGTTGCTCGCTCAAGTCGGCAACCTGTCCCAGGCTCCGAACACGATTTTTGGGATGCTGAACAATGCAGATTTGAAGTTCCCGAAAGTTAAAAATGAGCAAGGTGAAGAGGTTGAATTGTCACACGGCCGATATATTCAATTTTTAGAGAGCCGTAACCAGGAAGTGCGCGCAGAAGCATTCAAAGCCATGTACAGCACGTATGCAAAATGGAAAAATACACTCGCTGCTACTCTAAACGCTAATGTCACGAAAAATCTATTTTACGCAAATGCTCGCCACTATCCTTCTGCACTAGAAAAATCGCTATTCGGAGATAATATTCCGCAGTCTGTGTACGATAATCTGATCGGTACGATTCACGAGTTTTTACCGCTAATGCACCGTTACATAGACTTGCGCAAAAAGCTGCTGAAGCTCGATGAGATGCACATGTATGATCTGTTCACACCACTTGTGGATGAATATGATCTTGAAATCTCCTACGAGGAAGCGAAGAAAAAAGTGTATAATAGCCTTTCTCCTTTAGGCGAAGACTACAGAAAAGTGCTGCAAGAGGGTTTTGATAAAGGCTGGATCGACATCTATGAAAATGAAGGCAAGCGCAGCGGTGCGTACAGTTGGGGAGCATACGGTACACATCCCTATGTCCTCTTGAACCATAAAGATAACTTGAACAGCATGTTCACATTAGCTCACGAGATGGGACACGCGATGCATTCCTATTACTCTGACGCCAACAATGATTACCGCAACGCGCAATATACGATCTTCCTCGCAGAAGTGGCTTCCACTTTGAACGAAGCACTGCTCATGCACAATCTGCTCGAGCAATCGACCGATCCAAAGGCAAAGCTTTACTTACTTACTTATTACGCAGATCAATTCCGTACGACAGTCTTCCGTCAAACGATGTTCGCAGAATTCGAAAAGATCATTCATGAGAAAGCAGCAGAAGGAGAAGCATTAACACCTCAGCTTCTCAGCTCGATCTACTATGATTTAAATGTAAAGTACTACGGTAAAGGAATTGTCGTTGACCAAGATATCGAGATGGAATGGGCACGCATTCCTCACTTCTATACGAGCTTCTACGTGTACAAATATGCGACGGGATTTTCCGCTGCAACGAGCTTTGCGAAGCAAATTCTAGATGAGGGTCAGCCAGCTGTAGACCGCTATAAGGGCTTTTTGAAGAGCGGTGGCAGCGACTACTCGATCAACATTCTGAAGACAGCTGGCGTTGATATGTCGACACCAGAGCCAATTCGCCAAGCGATGAGCGTATTCGAAGGATTAATCGAGCAAATGGAGCAATTAACTTCGAAGTAA
- a CDS encoding Rrf2 family transcriptional regulator has translation MKISTKGRYGLTIMMELAAKFGEGPISLKSIAEKNALSEHYLEQLIAPLRNAGLVKSVRGAYGGYILSKEPETITAGDVIRILEGPISPVDFTEEDDPAKRDLWLRIRDSIASVLDSTTLSDMIHFKGENKIDNYMFYI, from the coding sequence TTGAAGATATCAACAAAAGGGCGCTACGGTTTAACAATTATGATGGAGCTAGCGGCTAAATTTGGAGAAGGACCGATTTCCCTGAAAAGCATTGCCGAGAAAAATGCACTGTCAGAGCATTACTTAGAGCAACTCATTGCTCCACTTCGTAACGCGGGATTAGTAAAGAGCGTCAGAGGTGCATATGGCGGTTATATTCTGTCTAAGGAACCGGAAACGATCACAGCTGGTGATGTCATTCGGATTCTTGAAGGACCAATCAGTCCTGTTGATTTTACAGAAGAAGATGATCCAGCTAAACGTGATCTATGGTTACGTATTCGTGATAGCATTGCGTCAGTGCTTGATTCGACGACACTTTCAGATATGATTCATTTCAAAGGTGAAAATAAAATTGATAACTACATGTTTTACATTTAA
- a CDS encoding YebC/PmpR family DNA-binding transcriptional regulator has translation MPKFKLFADRKGKADQAKNNQFVKLAREIYVQARKGGTNPEANYGLKTAITSARAIQMPNDNIERAIKKAAGGADSVDYEEILYEGYGPGGVAIMVKCLTDNRNRTAADVRSIFGKRGGNLGESGCVAYMFDEKGLLVTSRDEDDERDEEIVMMEGLEAGAEDVVIDESSIEFITAPGDFASVRGSLESSGYGFETAGIRWLPQNMVAVEGENAEKLLKMMDAFDDNDDVQDVYHNFEISDEEMSRLG, from the coding sequence ATGCCAAAATTCAAACTATTTGCTGATCGCAAAGGTAAAGCCGATCAGGCAAAGAACAACCAATTTGTTAAGCTAGCGCGTGAAATTTATGTGCAAGCTCGTAAAGGCGGTACAAATCCAGAGGCGAACTATGGACTGAAGACAGCGATTACGAGCGCAAGAGCAATACAAATGCCGAACGATAACATCGAGAGAGCGATCAAGAAGGCGGCAGGTGGCGCTGACAGCGTAGATTACGAGGAAATTTTGTATGAGGGATACGGGCCTGGCGGTGTGGCGATTATGGTAAAATGTTTGACAGATAATCGGAATCGGACCGCTGCTGATGTTCGTTCCATCTTCGGTAAACGTGGTGGCAATCTAGGTGAGTCAGGCTGTGTGGCTTACATGTTCGATGAGAAGGGATTGCTAGTAACTTCGCGCGATGAAGATGATGAGCGTGATGAAGAAATCGTCATGATGGAAGGTCTTGAAGCGGGTGCTGAAGATGTAGTCATCGACGAGAGCAGCATTGAATTCATTACTGCACCGGGTGACTTTGCTTCAGTTAGAGGCAGTCTAGAATCGTCAGGCTATGGGTTTGAGACCGCGGGCATTCGCTGGCTGCCACAAAATATGGTCGCTGTAGAAGGCGAGAATGCGGAAAAGCTGCTCAAGATGATGGATGCTTTCGATGATAACGATGATGTGCAGGACGTCTATCACAACTTCGAAATTAGCGATGAAGAGATGAGCCGTTTAGGGTAA
- a CDS encoding cold shock domain-containing protein yields MTGTVKWFNAEKGYGFISTEDGSDVFVHFSAIQGDGFKTLEEGQAVEFEITDGNRGPQASNVVKL; encoded by the coding sequence TTGACAGGTACAGTGAAATGGTTTAACGCAGAAAAAGGGTACGGTTTTATTTCGACAGAAGACGGTAGCGATGTATTCGTTCACTTCTCCGCAATTCAAGGCGACGGTTTCAAAACTCTAGAAGAAGGCCAAGCGGTAGAATTCGAAATCACCGATGGCAACCGTGGTCCTCAAGCATCCAATGTGGTGAAACTGTAA
- a CDS encoding class I SAM-dependent methyltransferase yields MSTNAKPPEYPQIGVASTCRSYEEYEAMFSLKEVDWSNQIVLDVAGGASSFTAQVIAKGARANAVDPFFAGLTEHVIEAARREIDVSSGKIAANADAYDWSFYGSPERHRSIRLQSLERFAEDFRQDLARERYVAASLPHLPFADNQFSFIVCSHFLFLYADQFGEEFHENALRELLRVLAPGGQLRIYPLVTLKWEYCEFIPNLIERLEGIAKFDFFPTKLPFMPIPSQVLQVVKLAN; encoded by the coding sequence ATGTCAACAAATGCAAAGCCACCAGAGTATCCACAGATCGGTGTAGCTTCAACATGTCGCTCGTATGAGGAATATGAGGCGATGTTCAGTTTGAAGGAAGTAGATTGGAGCAATCAGATCGTATTAGATGTTGCAGGAGGAGCTTCCTCATTCACTGCACAAGTCATAGCTAAAGGTGCAAGGGCGAACGCAGTGGATCCATTCTTTGCTGGTTTAACTGAGCATGTGATCGAAGCAGCAAGGCGAGAAATTGATGTCTCATCGGGGAAAATCGCTGCGAATGCCGATGCTTATGACTGGAGCTTCTATGGCTCACCAGAAAGACATCGCAGCATCAGGCTTCAGTCGCTTGAGAGGTTTGCTGAAGATTTCCGACAAGATCTTGCAAGGGAGCGATATGTCGCTGCTTCGCTACCTCATCTGCCGTTTGCAGATAATCAATTTTCGTTCATCGTTTGTAGTCATTTCTTGTTTCTATATGCGGACCAGTTTGGTGAGGAATTCCATGAGAACGCTTTGAGAGAATTGTTACGCGTGCTTGCACCTGGAGGACAACTTAGAATATATCCATTAGTTACCTTAAAATGGGAATATTGCGAATTCATTCCTAACCTTATAGAGAGGCTTGAGGGAATTGCAAAATTCGATTTTTTCCCTACAAAGCTACCGTTTATGCCGATACCAAGCCAAGTGCTGCAGGTGGTCAAGTTAGCGAATTAA
- a CDS encoding glycerophosphodiester phosphodiesterase family protein has protein sequence MNASMRAALHPCVAHRGFSSLAPENTMAAFRVAMNEPYVHWMEIDVHLSKDDIPVVIHDAKLKRTTNGKGQVRDHTASELGRLDAGSWFHSSFSGETVSTLEDVLKLTAGKCRLNVEIKGQADDYGLIARQVVDVLRGQKRLHDTVITSFVPEIIAEVRKYEATVRTGLIVDNKVDKLISKLRDLKANFLSIDYGLLNSVLLQQAIEQNIEVMVWTVNSVSDLRQLLKRPEPFQICTNYPDRWLKAVNE, from the coding sequence ATGAATGCTTCCATGCGTGCTGCGTTACATCCTTGCGTTGCGCACAGAGGATTTTCTAGTTTAGCACCGGAGAACACGATGGCTGCATTTCGAGTCGCGATGAACGAACCATATGTACACTGGATGGAGATCGATGTACATCTGTCTAAGGACGACATTCCTGTAGTCATCCATGATGCCAAGTTGAAAAGAACGACGAATGGGAAAGGTCAAGTGCGCGATCATACGGCATCTGAACTGGGGCGACTTGATGCGGGCAGTTGGTTTCATTCTTCCTTCAGCGGTGAAACGGTTTCTACACTTGAGGATGTACTTAAGCTTACAGCTGGAAAGTGCCGTTTGAATGTGGAAATTAAAGGTCAGGCTGATGATTATGGGCTCATCGCCCGTCAAGTTGTGGACGTCTTGCGAGGGCAGAAGCGGTTGCACGATACAGTAATTACTTCATTCGTACCTGAGATTATTGCAGAGGTACGTAAATATGAAGCAACTGTACGTACAGGATTAATTGTGGATAATAAAGTTGACAAACTAATCTCTAAACTTCGAGATCTAAAGGCCAACTTTCTGTCGATCGACTATGGGCTGCTGAATTCAGTACTATTGCAGCAAGCGATCGAGCAAAACATCGAAGTGATGGTTTGGACTGTAAATTCAGTTTCTGATCTGCGTCAGCTTCTGAAACGACCAGAACCATTCCAAATCTGTACGAATTATCCCGATCGTTGGCTAAAAGCCGTTAATGAATAA
- a CDS encoding extracellular solute-binding protein produces the protein MKKNFMFILTLVLSLTLVLSACGKNNNGASSSSSNSPSEKPSESSAQPESAVTETNEPFTVSLRHIQIGEPQKFRKAILDEVVKRSEAEVAGLTFELDGIEDAVNRFTKLPAEMAAANPPKIFDLFGGNADALKYAKAGRLLDLTPILDELGIKDKFLNVFGQFTLDGKIYGLPIGGSVEGVFYNKELFEKYSLNAPTSWDDLVKAADTFKQNGITPMAMGSQAAWVPNMLLNTMIARYAGGFPNGIVTGEVSWNQPEVVKGIELYGEWVKNGYFTKGELGKSYDDMLNDFAAGKAAMMFDGSWRSSAFKEGAVAASMLGKVGFVALPALRGATADQTSLNANFSNGYGFSSDLNAAELNAVKVFIKNLYNDEMQLRGLLEDGVLPSMKLSDESLAQVTDPVVKEVLAVMKAAGTTFVHFDAVAPKTVYSETELQLQKLIGNKATAQEFGDAVQKLQAAENSR, from the coding sequence TTGAAAAAGAATTTTATGTTTATCCTCACCCTTGTCCTGTCATTGACACTCGTATTGTCGGCTTGTGGCAAGAACAACAATGGTGCATCTTCATCGTCATCCAACTCGCCAAGTGAGAAGCCGTCTGAATCTTCCGCTCAACCTGAGTCTGCAGTAACAGAAACGAACGAGCCATTCACAGTTTCATTGCGTCATATTCAAATCGGTGAACCGCAAAAGTTCCGTAAAGCGATTCTCGATGAAGTCGTTAAACGTTCAGAAGCAGAAGTAGCAGGTCTAACGTTCGAATTGGATGGAATCGAAGATGCGGTTAACCGCTTCACGAAGCTTCCAGCTGAAATGGCTGCAGCTAATCCTCCTAAGATCTTCGACTTGTTCGGTGGGAATGCAGATGCATTGAAATATGCAAAAGCAGGTCGTCTACTCGATCTTACACCTATACTTGATGAACTAGGTATCAAGGATAAGTTCCTTAACGTATTCGGTCAATTCACTTTAGATGGTAAAATCTATGGTTTGCCAATTGGCGGATCGGTTGAAGGCGTATTTTACAACAAAGAATTGTTTGAAAAGTATAGCTTGAACGCACCGACTTCTTGGGACGATCTTGTAAAAGCAGCGGACACATTCAAGCAAAATGGAATTACACCAATGGCTATGGGTTCGCAAGCTGCTTGGGTGCCTAACATGCTTCTTAACACCATGATTGCACGTTATGCGGGTGGATTCCCTAACGGTATCGTAACAGGTGAGGTTTCATGGAATCAGCCAGAAGTGGTTAAAGGTATCGAGCTTTATGGCGAGTGGGTTAAAAACGGCTACTTCACTAAAGGTGAGCTTGGCAAATCCTACGACGATATGTTGAATGATTTCGCAGCAGGCAAAGCAGCAATGATGTTCGATGGCAGCTGGCGTTCGTCCGCATTCAAAGAAGGTGCAGTAGCAGCTTCGATGCTAGGTAAAGTTGGATTCGTAGCACTTCCTGCACTGCGAGGCGCAACTGCTGATCAAACTTCGTTGAACGCGAACTTTAGTAACGGTTATGGCTTCTCCTCTGACTTAAACGCTGCAGAATTGAACGCAGTAAAAGTATTCATTAAAAACCTTTACAACGATGAAATGCAGCTTCGTGGATTGCTAGAAGATGGTGTGCTTCCTTCAATGAAGCTGTCTGACGAATCACTTGCTCAAGTTACTGATCCAGTTGTTAAAGAAGTATTGGCAGTCATGAAAGCAGCAGGTACGACATTCGTTCACTTCGATGCAGTTGCACCGAAGACAGTATATAGCGAAACAGAGCTTCAATTGCAAAAGCTGATCGGCAACAAAGCAACTGCACAAGAGTTTGGGGATGCAGTTCAAAAGCTACAAGCGGCTGAAAATTCTAGATAA